The following proteins come from a genomic window of Pyxidicoccus sp. MSG2:
- a CDS encoding lysophospholipid acyltransferase family protein, which yields MLERLTDRVKKGLRDWTDRLANDEQKQRLLALARPENEYGVDPFGFSLDYSLSALAPFVWLYRNYFRVETFGIEKVPAGRVLLVSNHSGQIPLDGAMIGVSMMLEASPPRAIRSMVEKWVPSLPYVSTFMARVGQIVGTPENCRRLLDAEEAILVFPEGLRGINKLWPQRYQLQEFGLGFMRLALETRTPIIPVAVVGAEEQAPALMDLKPVAKLLGFPSFPVTPTGLPIPLPTKYRIYFGDPLRFTGRPDDEDSELDKKVRTVKAAIQSMLHQGLKERRGVFW from the coding sequence ATGCTGGAGCGCCTCACCGACCGAGTGAAGAAGGGCCTGCGCGACTGGACGGACCGGCTGGCCAATGACGAGCAGAAGCAACGGCTCCTGGCGCTCGCCCGCCCGGAGAACGAATACGGGGTGGACCCGTTCGGCTTCAGCCTCGACTACAGCCTCTCCGCCCTGGCGCCCTTCGTGTGGCTCTACCGGAACTACTTCCGCGTGGAGACGTTCGGCATCGAGAAGGTGCCCGCCGGCCGGGTGCTGCTGGTGTCCAACCACTCCGGCCAGATTCCGCTGGACGGGGCCATGATTGGCGTCTCCATGATGCTGGAGGCCAGCCCGCCGCGCGCCATCCGCAGCATGGTGGAGAAGTGGGTGCCCTCGCTGCCCTACGTGTCCACCTTCATGGCCCGCGTGGGACAGATTGTCGGCACCCCTGAAAATTGCCGCCGGCTGCTGGACGCGGAGGAGGCCATCCTCGTCTTCCCCGAGGGGCTGCGAGGCATCAACAAGCTGTGGCCCCAGCGCTACCAGCTCCAGGAGTTCGGCCTGGGCTTCATGCGGCTGGCGCTGGAGACGCGCACGCCCATCATCCCCGTCGCCGTCGTCGGCGCCGAGGAGCAGGCCCCCGCGTTGATGGATTTGAAGCCCGTGGCGAAGCTGCTCGGCTTCCCGTCCTTCCCCGTGACGCCGACGGGCCTGCCCATTCCCCTGCCGACGAAGTACCGCATCTACTTCGGAGACCCGCTGCGCTTCACCGGCCGCCCGGATGACGAGGACAGCGAGCTGGACAAGAAGGTCCGCACCGTGAAGGCCGCGATTCAATCCATGCTGCACCAGGGGCTCAAGGAGCGTCGGGGGGTGTTCTGGTGA
- a CDS encoding tetratricopeptide repeat protein yields MAKSMVERYEQLLRQDPTSSVFVELAKALLEKGDAARAIEVCGQGISHHPTSTVGRVLWGKALIQLGRPAEAMEQFDQAIGIEKDNPYAYNLIGEVLLQRGLYRSALPILRKAVALQPNDGRVKLWLEQAQQALAGGPAPVFADLMGLEKSKTAQEGESPDSAEEGSQEAASASPMAAARLRAAALGDAAKAKPAEGADAAARKANGAAGARAPDGASGGDAGTGGDGGAVGSGQTSASAKGRTATGEQPRAGADGATGDVASSLGLMNRQVPVLRPVSGTELPALDLSLDDEAPARGDGAPGSIEAPGASGDGASGEHTESSAGTSDAASDDASGNEDGGTSEAGSPDPLQAAPPEGTSELPLLLSGEFTTAKPTIPAAGGGLLGDLPPPEPTARTPVAARTASPVRPSGGKRSLLDDIPDATATANPTVAAKAKAPAPDTEALTAAYEQELREKLKREAAKTSYIARHGVKIAGAVVAVLVLGIAIVGFIKISSDHGGQTLNEALARAEDLTVQDTRASLDAALTQLQLAREMDESSSRAWALTAWTHALLFADHGMSPDDRRQALEALEKPGVKEGSPGLVLATNVLVADDRGREPARRALLSSTEESTEVHALAANLLLAAKDEKKALEHFDRALRASPANVRALVALGNYYLASEDFAQAVEMFERARKKSPEHPAARIGLAEARLALDQDLDAALADVAPLAQDAKLPAALKGRQQLVHGELLSAQGKHDEARALLGKGAQGPMAFDFQLALGAASRAAGKLDAAQAAYEAALKLQPKSDEAREGLGRALLDRDREREVLTRLEADGGRKVALVRGAAYARLGDWKRARTELARTRVNDRYPPEAVSWLALADAAEGNASQARELLEKALAGSKHPRNDMRLALGQVYWRERAFDKAQAQFEEAQKDPRDYEASCSLGRLLLSRGLPDMALKPLTQAVERNGAHGESRDALGRTLLALGRTPEALKQFEAWQLENPGSAGAHKGFALALYHAGRRKDAEGAAGRAAKLAPDDAEAHRLRAAILFAAGDARGGFSALERANKLDPKDPDTFCEIAHAFLRQGNVDNADAAFAAARREGPDATCGRVGELYAQLPSGGRAAARTLEDLAARAPTVWDKAFAQATMARVLLGAGVLKDARSAADEAVRLAPYEGRSYLALGMVALKQRQEAAAKTALAKAVELEPTDGLAHLTLADVLVRESAELPRAVESYEAFLRLAGDSPEAARVKKALPVLKKKAAR; encoded by the coding sequence ATGGCCAAGTCGATGGTGGAGCGATACGAGCAGCTCCTCCGGCAGGACCCTACTTCTTCCGTCTTCGTCGAGCTGGCCAAGGCCCTGCTGGAAAAGGGGGACGCGGCGCGTGCCATCGAGGTCTGCGGGCAGGGCATCTCCCACCACCCCACGTCCACCGTGGGGCGGGTGCTGTGGGGCAAGGCGCTCATCCAGTTGGGGCGTCCCGCGGAGGCGATGGAGCAGTTCGACCAGGCCATCGGCATCGAGAAGGACAACCCGTACGCGTACAACCTCATCGGTGAGGTGCTGCTGCAGCGCGGGCTGTACCGCTCCGCGCTGCCGATTCTGCGCAAGGCCGTGGCGCTGCAGCCCAATGACGGGCGCGTGAAGCTGTGGCTGGAGCAGGCCCAGCAGGCCCTGGCCGGCGGCCCCGCTCCGGTGTTCGCGGACCTGATGGGGCTGGAGAAGTCCAAGACGGCGCAGGAGGGCGAGTCCCCGGATTCGGCCGAGGAGGGCTCGCAGGAGGCCGCTTCGGCGTCGCCCATGGCGGCCGCGAGGTTGCGCGCCGCCGCGCTCGGTGATGCCGCGAAGGCGAAGCCGGCGGAGGGTGCTGACGCGGCTGCGCGCAAGGCGAATGGTGCGGCCGGGGCGCGTGCGCCCGACGGTGCCTCCGGCGGCGACGCGGGCACCGGGGGGGATGGCGGAGCAGTTGGCTCGGGACAAACGAGTGCGTCCGCGAAGGGCCGTACGGCCACGGGCGAGCAGCCCCGCGCCGGGGCGGATGGCGCCACGGGCGATGTGGCGTCCTCGCTCGGGCTGATGAACCGTCAGGTCCCCGTGCTGCGGCCGGTGTCCGGCACGGAGCTGCCGGCCCTGGACCTTTCGCTCGACGACGAGGCCCCAGCGAGGGGCGACGGCGCCCCCGGTTCCATCGAAGCGCCGGGTGCGTCCGGGGACGGAGCCTCTGGCGAGCACACCGAGTCCTCGGCGGGAACGTCGGACGCCGCCAGCGACGACGCGTCCGGCAACGAGGATGGAGGCACATCGGAGGCCGGGAGCCCGGACCCGCTCCAGGCCGCTCCACCCGAGGGCACCAGCGAGCTGCCGCTGCTCCTCTCCGGCGAGTTCACCACGGCGAAGCCCACGATTCCCGCCGCGGGGGGCGGGCTCCTGGGGGACCTGCCGCCTCCCGAGCCCACCGCGCGCACCCCCGTCGCCGCGCGTACGGCTTCACCGGTGCGCCCGTCGGGCGGCAAGCGCTCGCTGCTCGACGACATCCCGGATGCGACGGCGACCGCCAACCCCACCGTCGCCGCGAAGGCGAAGGCTCCCGCGCCGGACACGGAAGCGCTCACCGCCGCCTACGAGCAGGAGCTTCGCGAGAAGCTGAAGCGCGAGGCCGCGAAGACCTCGTACATCGCCCGGCACGGCGTGAAGATTGCCGGCGCCGTGGTGGCGGTGCTGGTGCTCGGCATCGCCATCGTCGGGTTCATCAAGATCAGCTCGGACCACGGTGGACAGACGCTCAACGAGGCGCTGGCCCGGGCCGAGGACCTCACCGTCCAGGACACGCGGGCCTCGCTGGACGCGGCGCTCACGCAGCTCCAGCTCGCTCGGGAGATGGACGAGAGCAGCAGCCGCGCCTGGGCGCTCACCGCCTGGACGCACGCGCTGCTCTTCGCGGACCACGGCATGTCCCCGGACGACCGGCGCCAGGCGCTGGAGGCGCTGGAGAAGCCGGGTGTGAAGGAAGGCTCGCCCGGCCTGGTGCTCGCCACCAACGTGCTGGTGGCGGATGACCGGGGGCGCGAGCCCGCTCGCCGCGCGCTGCTCTCCTCCACCGAGGAAAGCACGGAGGTCCACGCGCTCGCCGCCAACCTCCTGCTCGCGGCGAAGGACGAGAAGAAGGCGCTGGAGCACTTCGACCGCGCGCTCCGGGCCTCGCCCGCCAACGTGCGCGCCCTGGTGGCGCTGGGGAACTACTACCTCGCCTCCGAGGACTTCGCGCAGGCCGTCGAGATGTTCGAGCGCGCTCGCAAGAAGTCGCCCGAGCACCCCGCGGCCCGCATCGGCCTCGCCGAGGCGCGGCTCGCGCTGGACCAGGACCTGGACGCGGCGCTCGCGGACGTGGCGCCGCTCGCGCAGGACGCGAAGCTGCCGGCCGCGCTGAAGGGGCGCCAGCAACTGGTCCACGGCGAGCTGCTCTCCGCCCAGGGCAAGCATGACGAGGCCCGCGCCCTGCTGGGCAAGGGCGCGCAGGGGCCCATGGCCTTCGACTTCCAGCTCGCGCTCGGTGCCGCCAGCCGCGCCGCGGGGAAGCTGGACGCGGCGCAGGCCGCCTACGAGGCCGCCCTCAAGCTGCAGCCCAAGAGCGACGAGGCCCGCGAGGGCCTGGGCCGCGCCCTGCTGGATAGAGACCGCGAGCGCGAGGTGCTGACGCGCCTGGAGGCGGACGGGGGCCGCAAGGTGGCCCTGGTGCGCGGCGCCGCGTATGCGCGCCTGGGCGACTGGAAGCGGGCCCGCACGGAGCTGGCGCGCACGCGCGTGAATGACCGCTACCCGCCGGAGGCCGTGTCCTGGCTCGCCCTGGCCGACGCGGCGGAGGGCAACGCGTCCCAGGCTCGCGAGCTGCTGGAGAAGGCGCTGGCGGGCTCCAAGCACCCGCGCAACGACATGCGGCTGGCGCTGGGGCAGGTGTACTGGCGCGAGCGCGCCTTCGACAAGGCGCAGGCCCAATTCGAGGAGGCGCAGAAGGACCCGCGCGACTACGAGGCGTCCTGCTCGCTGGGGCGCCTGCTGCTGTCGCGCGGGCTGCCGGACATGGCCCTCAAGCCGCTGACGCAGGCGGTGGAGCGCAACGGCGCGCACGGCGAGTCTCGCGACGCGCTGGGCCGCACGCTGCTGGCCCTGGGGCGCACGCCGGAGGCCCTCAAGCAGTTCGAGGCCTGGCAGCTGGAGAACCCGGGCAGCGCGGGGGCGCACAAGGGCTTCGCGCTCGCGCTGTACCACGCCGGCCGCCGCAAGGATGCGGAAGGGGCGGCGGGCCGCGCGGCGAAGCTGGCCCCGGACGATGCGGAGGCGCACCGGCTGCGCGCCGCCATCCTCTTCGCCGCCGGGGACGCGCGGGGCGGCTTCTCCGCGCTCGAGCGCGCCAACAAGCTGGACCCGAAGGACCCGGACACCTTCTGCGAGATTGCCCACGCCTTCCTGCGCCAGGGCAACGTGGACAACGCGGACGCGGCCTTCGCCGCCGCCCGGCGCGAGGGGCCGGATGCCACCTGCGGCCGGGTGGGCGAGCTCTACGCGCAGCTCCCCTCGGGCGGTCGCGCCGCGGCGCGGACGCTGGAAGACCTGGCGGCCCGCGCGCCCACCGTCTGGGACAAGGCCTTCGCGCAGGCGACCATGGCGCGGGTGCTGCTCGGCGCCGGGGTGCTGAAGGACGCGCGCTCCGCGGCGGACGAGGCGGTGCGGCTGGCGCCGTATGAAGGCCGCTCGTACCTGGCGCTGGGGATGGTGGCCCTCAAGCAGCGGCAGGAGGCGGCGGCGAAGACGGCACTGGCGAAGGCCGTGGAGCTGGAGCCCACGGACGGCCTGGCCCACCTGACGCTGGCGGACGTGCTGGTGCGGGAGTCAGCGGAGCTGCCCCGTGCCGTGGAGTCCTACGAGGCCTTCCTGCGACTGGCGGGCGATTCTCCGGAGGCGGCGCGGGTGAAGAAGGCGCTGCCCGTCCTCAAGAAGAAGGCGGCCAGATAG
- a CDS encoding glycosyltransferase family 2 protein has translation MAPHLSVVIPVYNEESIITSAAEELRQGLDARGLDYEIIFAENGSRDATPRILEEMCAKNPRLRWFHSERPNYGSALKAGILMARGTYVVCDEIDLCDLTFYDAALPRLERGEADMVVGSKAAKGASDQRPLVRRAATRVHNGLLKVALGFQGTDTHGLKAFRREALLPVIAKCVVDMDVFASEFVIRAWREGLKVVEIPIQLHEKRQPSIHLFKRVPNVLKNVGKLFYVIRVRGT, from the coding sequence ATGGCCCCGCACCTCTCCGTCGTCATTCCGGTCTACAACGAGGAGTCCATCATCACCTCGGCGGCGGAGGAGCTGCGCCAGGGGCTGGATGCACGCGGGCTCGACTACGAAATCATCTTCGCGGAGAACGGCTCGCGAGACGCGACGCCGCGCATCTTGGAAGAGATGTGCGCGAAGAATCCGCGCCTGCGCTGGTTCCACTCGGAGCGGCCCAACTACGGCTCCGCGCTCAAGGCCGGCATCCTCATGGCCCGCGGCACGTACGTGGTCTGCGACGAAATCGACCTGTGTGACCTGACCTTCTACGACGCGGCGCTGCCGCGGCTGGAGCGGGGCGAGGCGGACATGGTGGTGGGCTCCAAGGCGGCCAAGGGCGCCAGCGACCAGCGCCCCCTGGTGCGCCGGGCGGCCACGCGCGTGCACAACGGCCTGCTGAAGGTGGCGCTGGGCTTCCAGGGCACGGACACGCACGGGCTGAAGGCCTTCCGCCGCGAGGCGCTGCTGCCCGTCATCGCCAAGTGCGTGGTGGACATGGACGTGTTCGCCAGCGAGTTCGTCATCCGCGCCTGGCGCGAGGGGCTGAAGGTGGTGGAGATTCCCATCCAGCTCCACGAGAAGCGCCAGCCCTCCATCCACCTCTTCAAGCGCGTGCCCAACGTGCTCAAGAACGTGGGCAAGCTGTTCTACGTCATCCGCGTCCGCGGGACGTGA
- a CDS encoding SDR family oxidoreductase: MSATSSSATRPAVVVTGISGNLGRTLAKLLHKHERIIGIDRRPFVGRPKDVEMYELDLRKKKAEDVFRKNEVKAVIHMGIMHDPRMSEEEHHSFNVVGTTRLLEYCAKYGVKKVVVLSSANVYGPSPDNSNFLTEDAPLMAASRFSGVRDLIEVDMLAHSFFWKHPHIETVILRPVHIVGPTIKNAPSNYLRLRRPWVMAGFDPMVQLIHVEDVARAMVEALRPEPKGVYNVVGPGEVPLSSVMRELGNTPIPVPHPIARPLLRTLFKYRLANFPPPELDHIQFLCAVDGSRWVQDVSWKPRNSMRDTIRSVLGE, translated from the coding sequence GTGAGCGCCACGTCCAGCAGTGCCACGCGGCCGGCCGTCGTCGTCACCGGCATCAGCGGCAACCTCGGCCGCACGCTCGCGAAGCTGCTCCACAAACACGAGCGCATCATCGGCATCGACCGGCGCCCCTTCGTAGGCCGGCCGAAAGACGTGGAGATGTACGAGCTGGACTTGCGCAAGAAGAAGGCCGAGGACGTCTTCCGCAAGAACGAAGTCAAGGCCGTCATCCACATGGGCATCATGCATGACCCGCGGATGAGCGAGGAGGAGCACCACTCCTTCAACGTCGTGGGCACCACGCGCCTCCTGGAGTACTGCGCGAAGTACGGCGTGAAGAAGGTGGTGGTCCTCTCCTCGGCCAACGTCTACGGCCCCAGCCCGGACAACTCCAACTTCCTCACCGAGGACGCGCCGCTGATGGCGGCCAGCCGCTTCTCCGGCGTGAGAGACCTCATCGAAGTGGACATGCTGGCGCACAGCTTCTTCTGGAAGCACCCGCACATCGAGACGGTCATCCTCCGCCCCGTCCACATCGTCGGGCCCACAATCAAAAACGCGCCCTCCAACTACCTGCGCCTGCGCCGCCCGTGGGTGATGGCCGGCTTCGACCCCATGGTGCAGCTCATCCACGTGGAGGACGTGGCGCGCGCCATGGTGGAGGCCCTCCGCCCCGAACCCAAGGGCGTCTACAACGTGGTGGGCCCCGGTGAGGTGCCGCTGTCCTCGGTGATGCGCGAGCTGGGCAACACCCCCATCCCCGTGCCGCACCCCATTGCCCGGCCGCTGCTCCGCACGCTGTTCAAGTACCGGCTCGCCAACTTCCCGCCCCCGGAGCTGGACCACATCCAGTTCCTGTGCGCCGTGGATGGCAGCCGTTGGGTGCAGGACGTGAGCTGGAAGCCCCGCAACTCCATGCGGGACACCATCCGCTCCGTCCTGGGCGAGTAG
- a CDS encoding polysaccharide deacetylase family protein, with protein MRLASISVDLDSLPHYCRIHGLPESLLDERARTLVHAVAVPRFRELLEGLGIPGTFFAIGEDLESDPGAAAGMRAAHEAGIEVASHSHAHDYALTRRGLPAIREDLARADAAILSATGTRPEGFRAPGYTLNADLYAATAEQGYRYGSSAFPAAPYYAAKAAVMGALALVGRPSRSVLDTPRVLLAPRVPYRPDPSRPYQRGSGAVLELPMAVTPGVRFPFIGTFATTLPLSALRAAWRACRKDAFFNFELHGVDVLDATDGIPPELVRQQRDLRVSAARKLERLREVFGWLKAECDVVTLRDAAGRLSPTL; from the coding sequence GTGCGGCTGGCGTCCATCTCCGTCGACCTCGACTCGCTGCCGCACTACTGCCGCATCCATGGCCTGCCGGAGTCGCTGCTCGACGAGCGCGCCCGCACGCTGGTGCACGCCGTCGCGGTGCCGCGCTTCCGCGAGCTGCTGGAGGGACTCGGCATCCCCGGCACCTTCTTCGCCATCGGTGAGGATCTGGAGTCGGACCCGGGCGCCGCGGCGGGGATGCGCGCCGCCCACGAAGCGGGAATCGAAGTGGCCAGCCACAGCCACGCGCATGACTACGCGCTCACGCGCCGGGGCCTGCCCGCCATCCGCGAGGACCTGGCGCGCGCGGATGCCGCCATCCTCTCGGCCACGGGGACAAGGCCCGAGGGCTTCCGCGCCCCGGGCTACACGCTGAACGCGGACCTGTACGCGGCCACGGCGGAGCAGGGCTACCGCTATGGCTCGTCCGCGTTCCCCGCCGCGCCGTACTACGCGGCGAAGGCGGCGGTGATGGGGGCGCTGGCGCTGGTGGGGCGGCCCTCGCGCTCGGTGCTGGACACGCCGCGCGTGCTACTGGCGCCCCGGGTGCCCTACCGGCCGGACCCGTCACGGCCCTACCAGCGGGGCTCGGGCGCGGTGCTGGAGTTGCCCATGGCGGTGACGCCGGGCGTGCGCTTCCCCTTCATCGGCACCTTCGCCACCACGCTGCCGCTGTCCGCCCTGCGCGCGGCCTGGCGCGCGTGCCGGAAGGACGCCTTCTTCAACTTCGAATTGCACGGCGTGGACGTGCTGGACGCCACCGACGGGATTCCCCCCGAACTGGTGCGGCAGCAGCGGGATCTGCGCGTGAGCGCGGCCCGGAAGCTGGAGCGGCTGCGAGAAGTCTTCGGCTGGCTGAAGGCGGAGTGCGACGTCGTCACCCTGCGCGACGCGGCCGGGCGGCTCTCCCCCACGCTGTGA